In Saccharothrix violaceirubra, the following are encoded in one genomic region:
- a CDS encoding ATP-binding protein yields the protein MTVTAPRQVDPAEDAHSEELAFLAAYDDGPRPPGWRLTPRAVVTFVVGSGGDTLALPKGRKAAGAPARLEIKAKFVGERALVERAVVTLAGERGLLLVGEPGTAKSMLSELLAAAVSGSSQLVVQGTAGTTEDQLRYGWNYALLLAEGPSPRALVPSPVLTAMRGGGVVRVEEVTRCLPEVQDALVSILSDRRIAVPELSGTADSTVHAAPGFTVIATANLRDRGVSEMSAALKRRFNFEAVGPIGDLAAETELVRRQATAALARVEAEFSVDAVVLEALVTAFRDLRSGVSQEGWSVERPSTVMSTAEAVAVATSLGLSDAYFPGDRDTLSLLPGHLLGVVRKDDPADAARLLGYWDGPVRRRAESGARTWRRLWELRDVLDA from the coding sequence GTGACCGTCACCGCACCCAGGCAGGTTGATCCCGCCGAGGACGCCCACAGCGAGGAGCTGGCCTTCCTCGCGGCCTACGACGACGGGCCGCGCCCGCCCGGCTGGCGGCTCACGCCCCGCGCGGTCGTGACCTTCGTCGTCGGCAGCGGCGGCGACACGCTCGCCCTGCCCAAGGGCCGCAAGGCCGCCGGCGCCCCGGCCCGCCTGGAGATCAAGGCCAAGTTCGTCGGCGAACGCGCCCTGGTCGAGCGGGCCGTCGTCACGCTCGCGGGCGAGCGCGGCCTGCTGCTGGTCGGCGAGCCCGGCACGGCCAAGTCGATGCTCTCCGAACTGCTCGCCGCCGCCGTGTCCGGCAGCAGCCAGCTCGTCGTGCAGGGCACCGCGGGCACGACCGAGGACCAGCTCCGCTACGGCTGGAACTACGCGCTGCTGCTGGCCGAAGGCCCGAGCCCGCGCGCGCTGGTGCCCTCGCCCGTGCTGACCGCGATGCGCGGCGGCGGCGTGGTGCGCGTCGAGGAGGTCACCCGCTGCCTGCCCGAGGTGCAGGACGCGCTGGTGTCGATCCTGTCCGACCGGCGCATCGCCGTCCCCGAGCTGTCCGGCACGGCCGACTCGACGGTGCACGCCGCCCCCGGCTTCACCGTGATCGCCACGGCCAACCTGCGCGACCGGGGCGTGTCGGAGATGTCGGCCGCGCTCAAGCGCCGTTTCAACTTCGAGGCCGTCGGCCCGATCGGCGACCTCGCGGCCGAGACCGAGCTGGTCCGCCGCCAGGCCACGGCCGCGCTCGCCCGCGTCGAAGCCGAGTTCTCCGTGGACGCGGTGGTGCTCGAAGCCCTGGTCACCGCGTTCCGCGACCTGCGCTCGGGCGTCTCGCAGGAGGGCTGGTCGGTCGAGCGGCCGTCGACGGTGATGAGCACCGCCGAGGCCGTGGCCGTGGCGACCTCACTGGGTCTGTCCGACGCGTACTTCCCGGGCGACCGCGACACGCTCTCGCTGCTGCCCGGCCACCTGCTCGGCGTCGTGCGCAAGGACGACCCGGCGGACGCGGCGCGGCTGCTCGGGTACTGGGACGGTCCGGTGCGGCGCCGGGCCGAGTCGGGTGCCCGCACGTGGCGACGGCTGTGGGAACTCCGTGACGTCCTCGACGCCTGA